One genomic segment of Nocardioides cavernaquae includes these proteins:
- the metF gene encoding methylenetetrahydrofolate reductase [NAD(P)H] — protein MTQGSNSIGARIRSGERSFSFEFFPPKDEAGEVQLWQAIRDLEAYAPTFVSVTYGAGGSTRDRTVDITGRIVRETSLLPMAHLTCVGHTKDDLDEILGAYASAGVTNVLALRGDPKEGPRAEWTPTEGGFQHAVELVQLAASRGGFSVGVAAFPEGHPSAESLEHDAEVLVDKARAGAEFAVTQMFFDASDYFALVERVREHGVDMPILPGIMPILNLNAIAKQGELIGTSVPAHVVDAFAGLQEPADIRAKGIELAIQLCRDLLDGGAPGLHFYTLNRSKATREIFEALGLS, from the coding sequence ATGACCCAGGGCAGCAACAGCATCGGGGCGCGCATTCGCTCGGGGGAGCGTTCGTTCTCATTTGAATTCTTCCCGCCGAAGGACGAGGCGGGCGAGGTCCAGTTGTGGCAGGCCATCCGCGACCTCGAGGCCTACGCGCCGACCTTCGTCTCGGTGACATACGGCGCCGGCGGCTCGACTCGTGACCGCACCGTCGACATCACCGGTCGCATCGTCCGGGAGACCTCGCTGCTCCCGATGGCGCACCTGACCTGCGTGGGACACACGAAGGACGACCTCGACGAGATCCTCGGCGCCTACGCCTCTGCCGGCGTGACCAACGTGCTGGCCCTGCGCGGCGACCCCAAGGAGGGTCCCCGCGCCGAGTGGACGCCGACCGAGGGCGGTTTCCAGCATGCCGTCGAGCTGGTCCAGCTCGCCGCCTCGCGAGGCGGCTTCAGCGTCGGCGTCGCGGCGTTCCCGGAGGGCCACCCGTCCGCCGAGTCGCTCGAGCACGACGCAGAGGTGCTGGTCGACAAGGCCCGTGCCGGTGCCGAGTTCGCCGTCACGCAGATGTTCTTCGACGCCAGCGACTACTTCGCGCTGGTGGAGCGGGTCCGCGAGCACGGCGTCGACATGCCGATCCTGCCCGGCATCATGCCGATCCTGAACCTCAACGCGATCGCCAAGCAGGGCGAGCTGATCGGCACCTCGGTGCCCGCACACGTGGTCGACGCCTTCGCCGGCCTGCAGGAGCCTGCCGACATCCGCGCCAAGGGCATCGAGCTCGCCATCCAGCTGTGCCGCGACCTGCTCGACGGTGGTGCGCCCGGCCTGCACTTCTACACGCTGAACCGCTCCAAGGCGACGCGCGAGATCTTCGAGGCGCTCGGTCTGTCCTGA
- a CDS encoding polyprenyl synthetase family protein produces the protein MTSALPADRTPFDAALFRDSVQTVLDAFLEEQSERLAELGADATALIAEARVAVSGGKRLRAAFCHAGYRAIQPANAGTAEELALLRACAALELLHASALVHDDFMDASDTRRGRPATHRVFEASHREAGWAGDPVQYGAAAAILLGDLLLTWADEMLRRCGLPLERVSAALDVFDLCRSEVVAGQFLDVSVQARGRADVATAMTVLRYKSAKYSVERPLHIGAALAGATPEQLTALTDFGLPLGEAFQLRDDQLGVFGDPALTGKPAGDDLVEGKRTVLVALALDAAPAAEAELLDGALGSELSPEQVDELRRIISSSGADQQVEEMIEALAAQSLEALDRSPVDESAKGTLRDLAAAATRRTT, from the coding sequence GTGACCTCCGCCCTGCCAGCTGACCGGACCCCGTTCGACGCGGCCCTCTTCCGGGATTCCGTGCAGACGGTCCTCGATGCCTTCCTCGAGGAGCAGTCCGAGCGCCTCGCCGAGCTCGGCGCCGACGCAACCGCCCTGATCGCCGAAGCGCGGGTCGCGGTGAGCGGGGGCAAGCGCCTTCGCGCCGCGTTCTGCCACGCCGGCTACCGGGCCATCCAGCCTGCCAATGCAGGCACCGCGGAGGAGCTCGCGCTGCTGCGCGCCTGCGCCGCCCTCGAGCTGCTCCACGCGAGTGCCCTGGTGCACGACGACTTCATGGATGCCTCCGACACGCGCCGCGGCCGGCCCGCGACCCACCGCGTCTTCGAGGCGTCACACCGCGAGGCCGGCTGGGCCGGCGACCCGGTGCAGTACGGCGCGGCCGCAGCGATCCTGCTCGGCGACCTCCTGCTGACCTGGGCCGACGAGATGCTCCGCCGCTGCGGCCTCCCCCTCGAGCGCGTGTCCGCTGCCCTCGACGTCTTCGACCTGTGCCGTTCCGAAGTGGTGGCCGGCCAGTTCCTCGACGTGTCCGTCCAGGCGCGTGGTCGGGCCGACGTGGCCACCGCGATGACCGTGCTGCGCTACAAGTCCGCGAAGTACTCCGTCGAGCGACCGCTGCACATCGGGGCCGCGCTCGCCGGCGCCACCCCGGAGCAGCTCACCGCCCTCACCGACTTCGGGCTGCCGCTGGGCGAGGCGTTCCAGCTGCGCGACGACCAGCTCGGTGTCTTCGGCGACCCGGCGCTCACGGGCAAGCCCGCGGGCGACGACCTCGTCGAGGGCAAGCGCACCGTGCTCGTGGCACTCGCGCTCGATGCCGCTCCCGCGGCCGAGGCCGAGCTGCTGGACGGCGCCCTGGGCAGCGAGCTCTCCCCCGAGCAGGTCGACGAGCTGCGTCGCATCATCAGCTCCTCGGGAGCCGACCAGCAGGTCGAGGAGATGATCGAGGCGCTCGCCGCCCAGTCACTCGAGGCGCTCGACCGGTCGCCGGTCGACGAGTCCGCGAAGGGCACGCTGCGCGACCTCGCGGCCGCGGCCACGCGGCGTACGACCTGA
- a CDS encoding barstar family protein, translating to MSGLAALLARRQQPGVFRWHAAFDASDVGHTVEHAGWRFALLDAWPTDSKADFLQRIGEALALPAYYGHNLDALADCLADLPSERVEGTVVLWEGWGPFAHADERGFNLALQVLRERAEAPDEAPFVVLLRGDGPDLQSVSSLD from the coding sequence ATGAGCGGACTCGCTGCTCTCCTGGCCCGGCGCCAACAGCCCGGCGTCTTCCGGTGGCACGCTGCGTTCGATGCCTCCGATGTCGGTCACACGGTCGAGCACGCCGGCTGGCGGTTCGCGCTGCTCGACGCCTGGCCGACCGACTCCAAGGCGGACTTCCTCCAGCGCATCGGGGAAGCCCTGGCCCTCCCTGCCTACTACGGCCACAACCTCGACGCCCTCGCCGACTGCCTGGCCGACCTGCCCTCCGAGCGCGTGGAAGGCACGGTCGTGCTCTGGGAAGGGTGGGGCCCCTTCGCCCACGCCGACGAGCGCGGTTTCAACCTCGCGCTCCAGGTCCTGCGCGAGCGGGCGGAAGCACCCGACGAGGCGCCGTTCGTCGTGCTGCTGCGGGGCGACGGCCCGGACCTCCAGTCCGTCTCCTCGCTCGACTGA
- a CDS encoding ribonuclease domain-containing protein: protein MARPSRNGLPAGFPTRLPRTRSQWIAAILVAVVALAFWWFQNRDSAAPVPDRPESASTTTDRGSSGTDRESGLPWVSVAELPDEAGETLELIDSDGPFPEERDGVVFQNREGILPDHDRGYYHEYTVPTPGEDDRGARRIVTGGPGEYYWTGDHYASFERIAR, encoded by the coding sequence ATGGCCCGTCCATCGCGCAACGGACTCCCCGCCGGCTTCCCGACGCGTCTCCCGCGCACGCGGTCGCAGTGGATCGCTGCGATCCTCGTGGCCGTCGTCGCTCTCGCCTTCTGGTGGTTCCAGAACCGCGACTCGGCCGCGCCGGTGCCGGATCGGCCGGAGAGCGCGTCGACCACCACCGACCGCGGGTCGTCCGGCACGGACCGGGAGTCGGGGCTGCCCTGGGTGTCGGTCGCGGAGCTGCCCGACGAGGCAGGCGAGACGCTCGAGCTGATCGACTCCGACGGCCCGTTCCCGGAGGAGCGGGACGGCGTGGTGTTCCAGAACCGCGAGGGGATCCTGCCGGACCACGACCGCGGCTACTACCACGAGTACACCGTGCCGACCCCGGGCGAGGACGACCGCGGAGCGCGACGCATTGTGACCGGCGGCCCGGGGGAGTACTACTGGACCGGAGACCACTACGCCTCCTTCGAGAGGATCGCCCGATGA
- a CDS encoding Rv2175c family DNA-binding protein: protein MNDVSPTPAPDLATLVTDWFDWSEAAKALGVSVNKVRTMIREHELAAAVPSEGAGQRVPAEFIQDGLVVKGLPGLLTIFHDGGWDDREAIEWIFTDLDLPGRPIDALRENRGSEVKRRAQVLAH from the coding sequence GTGAACGACGTTTCCCCCACCCCCGCGCCCGATCTCGCCACCCTTGTGACCGACTGGTTCGACTGGTCCGAGGCCGCCAAGGCCCTCGGTGTGAGCGTGAACAAGGTGCGCACGATGATCCGCGAGCACGAGCTCGCCGCGGCGGTCCCGAGTGAGGGTGCCGGCCAGCGCGTGCCTGCGGAGTTCATCCAGGACGGCCTGGTCGTCAAGGGCCTCCCGGGTCTCCTGACGATCTTCCACGACGGTGGCTGGGACGACCGCGAGGCCATCGAGTGGATCTTCACCGATCTCGACCTGCCCGGGCGCCCGATCGACGCGCTCCGCGAGAACCGCGGCTCCGAGGTCAAGCGCCGGGCCCAGGTCCTGGCCCACTGA
- a CDS encoding transglycosylase SLT domain-containing protein, which yields MTSTRVRSLTATLTTTLATGLIATGLTLATSPAGAAPALAAAPTTDTGFPGPRNLVGHVVRPGETASGLAVRYHAWTAELIRYNHLGSTGTLYAGQRITIPVVPESLRDSATTKPASKPKSKPDKAPQATKRTWRHADPSRAAVRREIIRTARAHGVDPRLALAVSWQESGWQMHHVSHADAIGAMQVLPGTGTWMSLYADRPLELTRLEDNVLAGILLLDFLDDNTSSTRNQVAAYYQGLRAVRERGLYDETQAYVANVFAIRDQIARGWNPA from the coding sequence ATGACCTCCACCCGAGTTCGAAGCCTGACAGCCACCCTGACAACCACCCTGGCCACCGGACTGATCGCCACCGGACTGACCCTCGCCACCTCCCCCGCAGGGGCCGCGCCGGCATTAGCGGCGGCGCCCACCACGGACACCGGCTTCCCCGGCCCACGCAACCTCGTGGGCCACGTCGTACGCCCTGGTGAGACCGCCAGCGGGCTCGCGGTGAGGTACCACGCGTGGACCGCGGAGCTGATCCGCTACAACCACCTCGGCTCGACCGGGACGCTGTATGCCGGCCAGCGGATCACCATCCCGGTCGTCCCGGAGTCGCTCCGCGACAGCGCAACGACCAAGCCGGCGAGCAAGCCGAAGAGCAAGCCGGACAAGGCTCCCCAGGCGACGAAGCGGACCTGGCGGCACGCCGATCCTTCCCGTGCGGCGGTGCGCAGAGAGATCATCCGGACCGCGCGGGCGCACGGGGTCGACCCGCGGCTCGCCCTGGCGGTCTCGTGGCAGGAGTCCGGCTGGCAGATGCACCACGTCAGCCACGCCGACGCCATCGGCGCGATGCAGGTGCTGCCCGGCACCGGCACCTGGATGAGCCTGTACGCCGACCGGCCGCTGGAGCTGACCCGCCTCGAGGACAACGTGCTCGCCGGGATCCTGCTCCTGGACTTCCTCGACGACAACACCAGCAGCACCCGGAACCAGGTCGCGGCGTACTACCAGGGGCTCCGGGCGGTGCGTGAGCGCGGTCTCTACGACGAAACCCAGGCGTACGTCGCGAACGTGTTCGCGATCCGTGACCAGATCGCACGCGGGTGGAACCCCGCCTGA
- the pknB gene encoding Stk1 family PASTA domain-containing Ser/Thr kinase, giving the protein MAPVDSRDERDSSDPLIGRLLDGRYRVGARIARGGMASVYEAMDVRLDRVVAVKVMHPGMGDDGDFAARFVREARAAARLSHPHVVAVHDQGDDHGTVFLVMEYIPGHTLRDVIRSESPMAPGKALALLEPVLSALAAAHRAGLIHRDIKPENVLIADDGRVKVADFGLAKAVSADTQHTATGGVLIGTVSYLAPELVVDGRADARADVYAAGVVLYELLTGRKPHEGESPIQVAYKHVHEDIPAPSALVRGGLPAYVDALVARATARDRSLRPADAQVLLHQLHRVKHAVDAGITDDPDLLDDLALPVASVYEEEQFGSTSEIPVPAAPAAAYDDYESTGEYDEPATALVATHQPNSWERDRPRRSAVFLIGGLVLALAIALGAWWFGFARYTSTPGVIELQVAQAQAKIEDAGLEFDVAREAYDENVPAGSVISTDPGAGERILPGDTVEAVVSKGKERYQVPDLKEMTEDAAQAALIEARLTFGRSVPKYHAKVPEGQVITTTPAAGEWLKRSTAVDLVISRGPRPIKITDFTGKDAKTAVKWFKDRHLKTAVTEEFSDEVEKGKVISQDPKDGELFRDDTVNLVVSKGPELVEIPRLRAMGVEAARDRLEALGLKVSEKHADMYLGLGYVSSVSPGEGESVPKGSTVTLYLV; this is encoded by the coding sequence ATGGCCCCCGTGGACTCACGAGACGAACGGGACTCCAGCGACCCGTTGATCGGGCGTCTGCTGGACGGCCGATACCGCGTCGGCGCGCGCATTGCGCGCGGCGGGATGGCATCGGTCTACGAGGCGATGGACGTCCGTCTCGATCGGGTCGTGGCGGTCAAGGTGATGCATCCCGGGATGGGAGACGACGGCGACTTCGCCGCGCGCTTCGTCCGCGAAGCCCGCGCCGCCGCCCGCCTCTCGCACCCCCACGTCGTCGCGGTCCACGACCAGGGCGACGACCACGGCACGGTCTTCCTGGTCATGGAGTACATCCCCGGCCACACCCTCCGTGACGTGATCCGCAGCGAGTCGCCGATGGCGCCGGGCAAGGCGCTCGCGCTGCTCGAGCCGGTCCTCTCGGCGCTCGCCGCGGCGCACCGCGCGGGCCTGATCCACCGCGACATCAAGCCCGAGAACGTGCTGATCGCCGACGATGGCCGCGTGAAGGTCGCTGACTTCGGCCTCGCCAAGGCGGTCAGCGCCGACACGCAGCACACCGCGACCGGCGGCGTGCTGATCGGCACCGTCTCCTACCTCGCTCCCGAGCTGGTCGTCGACGGCCGCGCGGACGCACGTGCCGACGTCTATGCCGCCGGCGTGGTGCTCTACGAGCTGCTCACCGGTCGCAAGCCGCACGAGGGCGAGTCCCCGATCCAGGTGGCCTACAAGCACGTCCACGAGGACATCCCGGCGCCTTCCGCGCTGGTCCGCGGCGGGCTCCCGGCGTACGTCGATGCGCTGGTCGCCCGGGCGACCGCCCGTGATCGCTCGCTGCGTCCGGCCGATGCGCAGGTCCTGCTCCACCAGCTGCACCGGGTCAAGCACGCGGTCGACGCGGGCATCACGGACGACCCCGACCTCCTCGACGACCTCGCCCTGCCCGTCGCATCCGTCTACGAGGAGGAGCAGTTCGGCTCCACCTCGGAGATCCCGGTGCCGGCCGCGCCCGCTGCGGCGTACGACGACTACGAGTCCACCGGTGAGTACGACGAGCCGGCGACTGCGCTCGTGGCGACCCACCAGCCGAACTCGTGGGAGCGCGACCGCCCCCGGCGCAGTGCGGTCTTCCTGATCGGCGGGCTCGTGCTCGCCCTGGCGATCGCGCTCGGTGCCTGGTGGTTCGGGTTCGCCCGCTACACGAGCACCCCGGGGGTCATCGAGCTCCAGGTTGCGCAGGCCCAGGCGAAGATCGAGGACGCCGGTCTCGAGTTCGACGTGGCCCGCGAGGCCTACGACGAGAACGTCCCGGCCGGCAGCGTCATCTCGACCGACCCCGGAGCCGGTGAGCGGATCCTGCCCGGCGACACGGTCGAGGCCGTCGTCTCCAAGGGCAAGGAGCGCTACCAGGTGCCCGACCTCAAGGAGATGACGGAGGACGCGGCCCAGGCCGCGCTCATCGAGGCCAGGCTCACCTTCGGTCGATCCGTCCCGAAGTACCACGCGAAGGTCCCCGAGGGCCAGGTCATCACGACCACACCGGCCGCGGGTGAGTGGCTCAAGCGCAGCACTGCCGTCGACCTGGTGATCAGCCGTGGCCCGCGCCCGATCAAGATCACCGACTTCACGGGCAAGGACGCCAAGACCGCGGTGAAGTGGTTCAAGGACCGCCACCTCAAGACCGCGGTCACCGAGGAGTTCTCCGACGAGGTCGAGAAGGGCAAGGTCATCTCGCAGGACCCCAAGGACGGCGAGCTGTTCCGTGACGACACGGTCAACCTGGTCGTCTCCAAGGGGCCGGAGCTGGTCGAGATCCCCCGCCTCCGCGCGATGGGCGTCGAGGCGGCCCGCGACCGGCTCGAGGCGCTCGGGCTGAAGGTCAGCGAGAAGCACGCCGACATGTACCTCGGCCTCGGCTACGTCTCCTCCGTCTCCCCCGGCGAGGGCGAGTCCGTGCCCAAGGGCAGCACCGTCACGCTCTACCTCGTCTGA
- a CDS encoding deoxyribonuclease IV, which yields MTSPEISRPIGSHVPVGKGLVAGALTTARELGYETLQVFVGNPRGWALSAGKPAEDKEFRRQLEAGPHGGTRAFIHAPYLVNLGSPTPATYENSIAVVAHNLKRAAEIGAEGVVVHTGSFVDPSDSSEKYDAAMRQVREGLLPLLDALGDSDDAPWLLLEPTAGQGRSLCAGVEDLIPYLGALDLHPKAGVCLDTCHVFAAGAPLDEVGGATATLDRIVEIGGPDRLRLIHANDSMDVRGAFKDRHQRIGEGHIGAGAFRELFAHPATEGVPFILETPGSREDPADLHLLQQLRAEALSR from the coding sequence ATGACTTCTCCCGAGATCTCGCGACCCATCGGGTCGCACGTCCCCGTCGGCAAGGGGCTCGTCGCCGGCGCCCTCACCACCGCGCGCGAGCTCGGCTACGAGACGCTCCAGGTCTTCGTCGGCAACCCGCGCGGCTGGGCGCTCTCGGCCGGCAAGCCCGCCGAGGACAAGGAGTTCCGGCGCCAGCTCGAGGCTGGTCCTCATGGCGGCACGCGGGCGTTCATCCACGCGCCGTACCTCGTGAACCTCGGCTCCCCCACCCCCGCGACGTACGAGAACTCGATCGCGGTCGTCGCCCACAACCTCAAGCGGGCCGCCGAGATCGGCGCCGAAGGCGTCGTCGTGCACACCGGGTCGTTCGTCGACCCGTCCGACTCCTCCGAGAAGTACGACGCGGCGATGCGCCAGGTCCGCGAGGGACTGCTGCCGCTCCTCGACGCTCTGGGCGACTCCGACGACGCGCCCTGGCTGCTGCTCGAGCCGACCGCCGGCCAGGGCCGCTCGCTCTGTGCGGGGGTCGAGGACCTGATCCCCTACCTCGGCGCGCTCGACCTCCACCCGAAGGCCGGCGTCTGCCTCGACACCTGCCACGTGTTCGCGGCCGGAGCTCCGCTCGACGAGGTCGGCGGGGCGACCGCAACCCTCGACCGCATCGTCGAGATCGGTGGGCCCGACCGGCTCCGGCTGATCCACGCCAACGACTCGATGGATGTCCGCGGCGCGTTCAAGGACCGTCACCAGCGGATCGGCGAGGGGCACATCGGCGCGGGCGCGTTCCGCGAGCTGTTCGCCCACCCGGCCACCGAAGGTGTGCCGTTCATCCTCGAGACGCCGGGCTCGCGCGAGGACCCGGCCGACCTGCACCTGCTCCAGCAGCTCCGCGCCGAGGCGCTCTCCCGATAG
- a CDS encoding SRPBCC family protein — MTGHVIHLNTTIDASPETIWGVLTDLPHTAEILSSVKSAELITDGEYDVGTTWREERNFFGHHGEEELHVIESEPPSRTLHETRLRHDRIRTAYLIERTADGTASRLLITATMDVSGRTKSELMRWNVLGRHSFESTRRMLIRDLEDIRIEAEKREGRPQEADKGKHRAS; from the coding sequence GTGACAGGTCATGTCATCCATCTCAACACCACCATCGACGCCAGCCCGGAGACCATCTGGGGAGTCCTCACCGATCTCCCCCACACGGCCGAGATCCTGAGCAGCGTGAAGTCGGCAGAGCTCATCACCGACGGCGAGTACGACGTCGGGACCACGTGGCGCGAGGAACGCAACTTCTTCGGCCACCACGGTGAGGAGGAGCTGCACGTCATCGAGTCCGAGCCGCCGAGTCGCACGCTCCACGAGACCCGGCTGCGCCACGACCGGATCCGCACGGCGTACCTGATCGAGCGCACCGCTGACGGCACCGCGAGCAGGTTGCTGATCACGGCCACGATGGACGTCTCCGGACGGACCAAGAGCGAGCTGATGCGCTGGAACGTGCTCGGCCGTCACAGCTTCGAGTCGACGCGCCGGATGCTGATCCGCGACCTCGAGGACATCCGGATCGAGGCCGAAAAGCGCGAGGGGCGGCCGCAGGAAGCCGAC